In one window of Kitasatospora sp. MMS16-BH015 DNA:
- a CDS encoding SpoIIE family protein phosphatase, translating into MHGFQRPDADRARQGATGEAPPRLDGHPLVPLATALVDGTGRVLHWSEDAEALTGYPAEEAVGRYAAPLLVPEAEQPRVLAMFEKIMAGRGWSGVFSVRHRDGRLVELEFRTYPISGPGGVPMLLATASSVQAVRQVEGDLAVLDGFFTQSPIGMAVYDTELRYVRLNNALARINGVPVADHIGRRISEVLPGLNSAEIETVMRQVLATGRPVVDARSHGRTPGDPRRDRAWSASYFRLEDTGGRVLGVSSSIIDVSERFQAEARASRAQERLALLAEATAGIGTTLDLTKTAEELMAAVVPRFADFATVDLLDPVLRGEEPAELAVDRGVKLRAVAVGEAYDSGLTSAADSVGETTEYDSRRVYTECLRSGRPLVRSHVDEQILAGLVSDEARVKPGIDAGIHSYLMVPIMARGMVLGGAEFVRMRNPEPFSTADVALAEELVARAAIALDNARLYRRERETALTLQRSLLPQEIHRTLGLEIAYRYLPSSVVSEVGGDWFDVVPLSCGRVALVVGDVMGHGIRAAATMGQLRTVARTLATLDLPPEQVLTRLDETATGIGEGQYATCVCAVYDPVDRTCTVASAGHLPPIMVAADGTAEVVELPPGVPLGVGGVAFRSIEFTLPEGALVALYTDGLVERRGQDIDHGIGQLCGVLAGRPRTLEESCDAALAALVTDGTEDDIAMIMARALPVAEDRIATLPLEGEGSVPGLARRFTRATLKAWGIGSVADIAELMVSELVTNALLHAEAPRRLRLFRDRTLTIEVADSGGQAPQLRSSAEQDEGGRGMHLVSELGHRWGTRPTRGGKVVWAELELPLGR; encoded by the coding sequence ATGCACGGATTCCAGCGGCCCGACGCCGACCGAGCCCGCCAGGGGGCGACCGGCGAAGCCCCGCCACGCCTGGACGGACACCCGCTGGTACCGCTGGCGACCGCCCTGGTGGACGGCACCGGGCGGGTCCTGCACTGGAGCGAGGACGCCGAGGCGCTCACCGGCTACCCCGCCGAGGAGGCCGTCGGCCGGTACGCCGCGCCGCTGCTCGTGCCCGAGGCCGAGCAACCCCGGGTGCTCGCCATGTTCGAGAAGATCATGGCCGGCCGCGGCTGGTCCGGGGTCTTCTCGGTGCGGCACCGGGACGGCCGACTGGTCGAGCTGGAATTCCGGACCTACCCGATCAGCGGCCCGGGCGGGGTGCCGATGCTGCTGGCCACCGCCTCCTCCGTGCAGGCCGTCCGCCAGGTCGAGGGCGACCTCGCGGTGCTGGACGGCTTCTTCACCCAGTCGCCGATCGGGATGGCCGTGTACGACACCGAGCTGCGCTACGTGCGGCTCAACAACGCGCTGGCCCGGATCAACGGCGTGCCGGTGGCCGACCACATCGGGCGCCGGATCAGCGAGGTGCTGCCCGGCCTCAACAGCGCCGAGATCGAGACCGTGATGCGGCAGGTGCTGGCCACCGGCCGCCCGGTGGTGGACGCCCGCTCGCACGGCCGCACCCCCGGCGACCCGCGACGGGACCGGGCCTGGTCGGCCTCGTACTTCCGGCTGGAGGACACCGGCGGGCGGGTGCTCGGGGTCAGCTCCTCGATCATCGACGTCTCCGAGCGGTTCCAGGCCGAGGCCCGCGCCTCCCGTGCCCAGGAGCGGCTGGCCCTGCTGGCCGAGGCCACCGCCGGGATCGGCACCACGCTCGACCTGACCAAGACCGCCGAGGAGCTGATGGCGGCCGTGGTGCCGCGATTCGCCGACTTCGCCACCGTCGACCTGCTCGACCCGGTGCTGCGCGGCGAGGAGCCGGCCGAGCTGGCCGTGGACCGGGGCGTCAAGCTGCGCGCCGTGGCCGTCGGCGAGGCGTACGACTCCGGGCTCACCTCGGCGGCCGACAGCGTGGGCGAGACCACCGAGTACGACTCCAGACGGGTCTACACCGAGTGCCTGCGCAGCGGCCGGCCGCTGGTGCGCAGCCACGTGGACGAGCAGATCCTGGCCGGGCTGGTCTCCGACGAGGCCCGGGTCAAGCCCGGGATAGACGCCGGCATCCACTCCTACCTGATGGTGCCGATCATGGCCCGGGGCATGGTGCTGGGTGGCGCCGAGTTCGTCCGGATGCGCAACCCCGAGCCGTTCAGCACCGCCGACGTGGCGCTGGCCGAGGAACTGGTGGCCCGGGCGGCCATCGCGCTGGACAACGCCCGGCTCTACCGCCGGGAGCGGGAGACCGCGCTGACCCTGCAGCGCAGCCTGCTGCCACAGGAGATCCACCGCACCCTCGGCCTGGAGATCGCCTACCGCTACCTGCCGAGCAGCGTGGTCAGCGAGGTGGGCGGCGACTGGTTCGACGTGGTGCCGCTCTCCTGCGGACGGGTGGCGCTGGTGGTCGGCGACGTGATGGGCCACGGCATCCGGGCCGCCGCCACGATGGGTCAGCTGCGCACGGTGGCCCGCACCCTGGCCACCCTGGACCTGCCGCCCGAGCAGGTGCTCACCCGGCTGGACGAGACGGCCACCGGGATCGGCGAGGGCCAGTACGCCACCTGCGTCTGCGCGGTCTACGACCCGGTGGACCGCACCTGCACGGTGGCCTCGGCCGGCCACCTGCCGCCGATCATGGTCGCCGCCGACGGCACCGCCGAGGTGGTCGAGCTGCCGCCGGGCGTCCCGCTGGGCGTCGGCGGGGTGGCCTTCCGCTCCATCGAGTTCACCCTGCCGGAGGGCGCGCTGGTGGCGCTCTACACCGACGGGTTGGTCGAGCGGCGCGGGCAGGACATCGACCACGGGATCGGGCAGCTGTGCGGGGTGCTGGCCGGGCGGCCCCGCACTCTGGAGGAGAGCTGCGACGCGGCGCTGGCGGCGCTGGTCACCGACGGTACCGAGGACGACATCGCCATGATCATGGCCCGGGCGCTGCCGGTGGCCGAGGACCGGATCGCCACCCTGCCCCTGGAGGGCGAGGGCTCGGTGCCGGGCCTGGCCCGGCGGTTCACCCGCGCCACCCTGAAGGCGTGGGGGATCGGCTCGGTGGCCGACATCGCCGAGCTGATGGTCAGTGAGCTGGTCACCAATGCCCTGCTGCACGCCGAGGCCCCCAGGCGGCTGCGGCTCTTCCGCGACCGCACCCTCACCATCGAGGTGGCCGACTCCGGGGGCCAGGCCCCGCAGCTGCGGAGCTCGGCCGAGCAGGACGAGGGCGGCCGCGGCATGCACCTGGTGAGCGAACTGGGCCACCGCTGGGGCACCCGCCCCACCCGGGGCGGCAAGGTGGTCTGGGCCGAGCTGGAGCTGCCGCTCGGCCGGTGA